In a single window of the Pseudochaenichthys georgianus chromosome 16, fPseGeo1.2, whole genome shotgun sequence genome:
- the rbm12bb gene encoding RNA binding motif protein 12Bb isoform X2, giving the protein MRERDKFVHRWKADRQAYYLITSSAQQTCSTSSSGDGASEPGEYSNNNKDPFEDSCLGLAARTSICACTQVKIYRGSRAFTRATTTKDQRTSITTAASISICACHKIKIHLGTKASTTAITINPASKEVSPSTPPSHRHSHQQPMHHHPHQHSSQTHCLGRQTKTLALPPLSLHL; this is encoded by the exons gcttattatctgattaccagctctgcacagcagacttgtagcactagcagcagtggagatggagcatcagaacctggagaatacagcaacaacaacaaggatccatttgaagatag ctgcctgggcctagcagcaagaacctccatctgtgcctgcacccaggtcaagatctaccgtggctcaagggccttcaccagagccaccaccaccaaggaccagaggaccagcatcactacagcagcttccatctccatctgtgcctgccacaagattaagatacacctcggtacaaaggcctccaccacagccatcacgatcaacccagccagcaaagaagtctcgcctagcacacctccctcccaccgacacagccaccagcagcccatgcaccatcacccccaccaacacagcagccagacccactgtcttggaagacagacaaagaccttggcACTGCCccccctgtctttacatttataa